From Bacteroidota bacterium, the proteins below share one genomic window:
- a CDS encoding CotH kinase family protein, with protein sequence MRQFLFLVFSIVSAGLHLATAQTAGQQLWSQAVVHDVYLQFHQLSYLDTLSTNYTADVYTVCDLTIDGQVLSNSGAKYKGNSSYNNPGPKKSFKLDLIEFVSGQEYDGIKKFNLNNGFKDPSFLREKLMLDFLVSHDIAAPRCSYARVFVNGTYWGLYTLVEEVNNDFCDRWFGSSSGNRFKGDPSGDLRWYGSSPNLYYNRYELDNNETANDWSDLIRLIDKINNSGTAFHDSLAEVLNTWPFFRHWAADNLFANLDSYIGSGHNYFIYHESVSDRFEWIHWDVNEAFGNFQQQLSLAQIKTLSWDYISNATGRPLCQRVLGDPGYRSDYIQALCLVSEDFSNTYFDPIIDSIVPIIRPFVYADSMKTFSNQQFEDNVVSDISITSPMGTQWIAGIKSFIQDRGSNIRSQLSSLGCIVGVDHSTAGNSKPQLFPNPANSTTFIRWEQPLANPIRVEMLDLSGKMIRISQVQVGVSEYVLSLDDLPAGVYLLRLGSEGTAPTCLPLMITR encoded by the coding sequence ATGCGTCAATTTCTGTTCCTGGTATTTTCGATCGTGTCCGCCGGATTGCATCTTGCAACGGCCCAAACAGCCGGACAACAACTCTGGTCGCAAGCCGTCGTGCATGATGTGTACCTGCAGTTCCACCAGCTTTCCTATCTCGATACGCTGTCGACCAATTATACAGCGGATGTTTATACCGTATGCGACCTGACCATAGACGGCCAAGTGCTTTCTAACAGCGGCGCTAAATACAAAGGCAATAGCTCTTATAACAATCCCGGACCGAAGAAATCTTTCAAGCTTGATTTGATCGAATTCGTATCCGGTCAGGAATATGATGGCATCAAGAAATTCAACCTGAACAATGGCTTCAAAGATCCCAGCTTTCTCCGGGAAAAACTGATGCTCGATTTTCTGGTTTCACACGACATAGCGGCACCCAGATGCTCCTATGCCAGGGTCTTCGTCAATGGCACCTATTGGGGTTTATACACTTTGGTCGAAGAGGTCAATAACGACTTTTGCGACCGTTGGTTCGGTAGCAGTTCCGGCAACCGGTTCAAGGGTGATCCTTCCGGTGACCTGCGCTGGTATGGAAGCAGTCCGAACTTGTATTACAACCGTTATGAACTGGATAATAACGAAACGGCCAACGACTGGAGTGACCTGATCCGACTGATCGATAAGATCAATAACAGCGGAACAGCCTTTCATGATTCACTGGCCGAAGTGCTGAACACCTGGCCTTTCTTCCGCCATTGGGCTGCCGACAACCTGTTCGCCAATCTGGATTCCTACATCGGCTCCGGTCACAATTATTTCATTTATCACGAAAGTGTATCCGATCGCTTCGAATGGATCCACTGGGATGTAAACGAAGCGTTCGGGAATTTCCAGCAACAACTCAGTCTTGCACAGATCAAAACCTTATCGTGGGATTACATCAGTAATGCGACAGGGCGACCCTTGTGTCAACGCGTGCTGGGCGACCCGGGATACCGGAGCGATTACATTCAGGCGCTGTGCCTAGTGTCGGAAGATTTCAGTAATACCTACTTTGACCCGATCATCGACAGCATTGTCCCGATCATCCGTCCGTTCGTGTATGCCGATTCGATGAAGACCTTCTCCAATCAACAGTTCGAGGACAACGTGGTTTCCGACATCAGCATTACCAGCCCCATGGGTACACAATGGATCGCCGGCATCAAGTCGTTCATCCAGGACCGGGGAAGCAACATCCGGAGCCAATTGTCCTCCTTAGGCTGCATAGTTGGAGTCGATCATTCCACGGCGGGAAATTCCAAACCTCAATTATTCCCCAATCCTGCCAATAGCACCACCTTCATTCGCTGGGAACAACCTTTGGCAAACCCAATACGTGTGGAAATGCTTGACCTGTCCGGTAAAATGATCCGAATTTCTCAGGTTCAAGTTGGAGTTTCGGAATATGTTCTTTCGCTGGACGATCTTCCGGCTGGAGTTTACCTCCTCCGGCTGGGTTCGGAGGGAACGGCTCCGACCTGCCTTCCGTTGATGATCACACGCTGA
- a CDS encoding acetyl-CoA hydrolase/transferase family protein, which produces MQYKVDYLPASEALQVVQSGQRVFIHGSAATPTHLVRALAGEAPRLKDVEIVCISVLGDFPIAESRYEGNFNINSFFVSEPIRPAVNEGRADYIPVFLSEIPDLFRTGIMPLDVALVQVSEPDAHGFVSLGTSVDIARAAVNTAEHVIAQVNPLMPRTHGDGLIHVSELDALVYAPEPLHETVFGDRVTTTERKIGEYIAELIPDGATLQMGIGAIPDAVLSCLGNHRDLGVHTEMFSDGIIPLIESGVINNKLKTKHPGRVVTGFCLGSRKLYDYVHDNPFFTFLDIDYVNEVSVIRQNHQMVAINSCIEIDLTGQICSDSIGTYQYSGVGGQMDFMRGAALSKGGKAIIALPSRTQKGVSRITPFLKQGGGVVTTRAHVHYVVTEHGIAYLFGKNLRERARELIRIAHPDDRELLEQAARDRFGRWSD; this is translated from the coding sequence ATGCAATACAAAGTAGATTACCTCCCGGCTTCGGAGGCGCTCCAGGTAGTCCAATCCGGTCAGCGGGTCTTCATTCACGGCAGCGCGGCGACTCCTACCCATCTTGTACGGGCACTGGCCGGGGAAGCTCCACGACTAAAGGACGTGGAAATCGTCTGTATCAGTGTACTGGGGGACTTCCCGATAGCCGAATCCCGGTATGAGGGCAACTTCAACATCAATTCATTCTTTGTTTCCGAGCCGATCCGTCCCGCCGTGAACGAAGGGCGTGCCGACTACATTCCGGTCTTTCTCAGCGAAATCCCGGATCTCTTCCGCACCGGTATCATGCCCCTGGATGTGGCGTTGGTGCAGGTATCGGAGCCGGATGCGCATGGCTTCGTATCCCTTGGCACCTCTGTGGATATCGCCCGAGCCGCCGTCAATACAGCCGAACATGTCATTGCGCAGGTCAATCCACTTATGCCACGAACCCACGGCGATGGACTCATTCATGTCAGCGAACTGGATGCACTGGTTTATGCGCCAGAGCCCTTGCACGAGACGGTTTTCGGCGATCGGGTAACCACCACCGAACGGAAGATCGGCGAGTACATCGCCGAATTGATTCCTGATGGCGCTACGCTTCAAATGGGTATTGGCGCCATTCCGGATGCGGTGCTGAGTTGTCTCGGCAACCACCGTGACCTGGGCGTTCATACGGAAATGTTCTCCGACGGGATCATTCCGTTGATCGAATCGGGTGTCATCAACAATAAACTCAAAACGAAGCACCCCGGACGGGTGGTGACCGGTTTTTGTCTGGGCAGCCGCAAACTGTACGACTATGTTCATGACAACCCGTTCTTCACCTTTCTGGACATCGACTATGTCAATGAAGTATCCGTTATCCGTCAGAACCACCAGATGGTGGCCATCAACAGTTGCATTGAAATCGACCTGACCGGACAGATCTGTTCGGACTCTATCGGCACTTATCAGTATTCCGGTGTGGGTGGTCAGATGGATTTCATGCGTGGCGCGGCCTTGTCAAAGGGCGGGAAAGCCATCATCGCGCTGCCCTCGCGTACACAGAAAGGTGTTTCCCGGATAACGCCCTTCCTTAAGCAAGGTGGCGGAGTGGTAACGACGCGCGCCCATGTCCACTATGTGGTCACCGAACACGGTATTGCCTACCTGTTCGGGAAAAACCTGCGGGAACGCGCCCGCGAATTGATCCGCATCGCTCATCCCGATGACCGCGAACTGCTCGAGCAGGCCGCGCGTGATCGATTTGGGCGATGGTCGGATTAA
- a CDS encoding cupin domain-containing protein, which translates to MIAHPEGGYFVETFRSATNICLADFDSDRSLATSILFLLKAGQSSALHRIKSDELWYYHDGEGLEIVEIDEQGREVVTRLGKRCFDGEVLQHVVPAGRWFGARLAAEGSFCLVGCQVSPGFDFRDFELK; encoded by the coding sequence ATGATTGCCCATCCGGAGGGAGGGTACTTTGTAGAGACCTTCCGAAGTGCAACGAATATCTGCTTGGCTGACTTTGACAGTGACCGATCACTTGCCACCAGCATTCTTTTTCTGCTGAAAGCGGGTCAGTCCTCTGCCTTGCATCGGATTAAAAGCGATGAACTTTGGTATTATCACGATGGCGAAGGACTGGAAATTGTGGAAATCGATGAACAGGGCAGGGAAGTGGTGACACGGCTGGGAAAGCGTTGTTTCGACGGCGAAGTCTTGCAACATGTCGTACCTGCAGGTCGATGGTTCGGGGCCAGGTTGGCGGCTGAAGGGTCTTTCTGCCTGGTGGGTTGTCAGGTCAGCCCCGGATTCGACTTTAGGGATTTTGAATTGAAGTGA
- the deoD gene encoding purine-nucleoside phosphorylase, with protein MSLHINAEKGSIAPIVLLPGDPLRAKYIAENWLKDPKLVSTTRNMFYFTGEYKGKRVTVGGSGMGCPSIGIYSFELYTEYQVETIIRIGTAGSYLPNLKTYELVNAEFACSESTYAHNAFGFEGNKMVHQGPAFERINEAARRLNQPVHAGTIHSNDVFYRASKELPEIVAEHNCLAVEMEAFALFANARYLKKTAGTLLTISDVIPTGEVISPEAREKSLKPMIELALEACVEL; from the coding sequence ATGAGCCTTCACATAAACGCTGAAAAGGGAAGCATCGCACCCATCGTTCTGCTCCCGGGCGATCCGCTTCGCGCTAAGTACATCGCCGAAAACTGGTTGAAGGATCCAAAGCTGGTCAGCACCACGCGGAACATGTTCTACTTTACCGGTGAGTACAAAGGCAAGCGCGTCACCGTAGGTGGAAGCGGAATGGGCTGTCCGTCCATCGGAATCTACTCCTTCGAACTCTATACCGAATATCAGGTCGAGACCATTATCCGGATCGGAACGGCCGGTTCTTACCTCCCGAATCTGAAGACTTACGAGTTGGTCAACGCCGAGTTTGCCTGCAGCGAATCGACCTACGCGCACAACGCTTTCGGCTTCGAAGGCAATAAGATGGTCCATCAAGGGCCTGCTTTTGAACGTATCAATGAAGCCGCTCGTCGGTTGAACCAGCCGGTGCATGCCGGAACGATTCATTCCAACGATGTTTTTTACAGAGCCAGCAAGGAGTTGCCCGAGATCGTCGCTGAACACAACTGCCTGGCGGTCGAAATGGAGGCGTTCGCCCTCTTTGCCAATGCCCGTTACCTGAAAAAGACCGCTGGCACCTTGCTGACGATTTCCGACGTAATTCCGACCGGCGAAGTCATCAGCCCAGAAGCAAGGGAAAAATCACTCAAGCCGATGATCGAACTGGCTTTGGAGGCCTGTGTTGAGCTTTGA
- a CDS encoding PD40 domain-containing protein: MKRILLSAFISLSMTVNAQSTLTPELLWKFGRVAEPVVAPQGDKAAYSVRTIDLSSGKSNFDIWVVELSTGKSHLMAGETATETNPVWSPNGSILYYLSDAGGTSQIWRVRSDLPIVGKYHAWIRISTPLDYREMVNRSGLLRMSP; this comes from the coding sequence ATGAAGCGAATCCTGCTTTCGGCTTTCATAAGCCTGTCGATGACTGTGAACGCGCAGTCCACACTGACTCCTGAACTATTATGGAAATTCGGTCGGGTTGCCGAACCGGTTGTGGCACCTCAGGGTGATAAAGCCGCCTATAGCGTTCGAACCATCGACCTGTCCAGTGGTAAGAGCAATTTTGATATCTGGGTTGTGGAGCTTTCTACCGGGAAATCACATTTGATGGCCGGAGAAACCGCGACGGAAACCAATCCGGTTTGGAGTCCGAATGGTTCGATCCTGTATTACCTGAGCGATGCCGGCGGGACCTCCCAGATCTGGCGTGTCCGCTCCGACCTTCCGATCGTCGGCAAGTATCACGCCTGGATAAGGATATCAACGCCTTTGGACTATCGGGAAATGGTAAACAGATCTGGTTTGCTCAGGATGTCGCCATAA
- a CDS encoding S9 family peptidase has product MNGVEYATSTNSEIYLYELATGKTTNLSEGNKGYDRVPEFSPDGSRLVWQSMAEDGYEADQNRLILYDFKTRTKRDLTQGYDNSVDAHHWSPNGQVVYFTSGINATIQFFVADPRMRSAIVWRQLSDELADYTAFTVATNGKREDVIVATREDLSHPAELFVFDPKTKSSRQLTQVNGEALKALKMGEVRKRMVKATDGKEILTWVVYPPNFDASKKYPTLLYCQGGPQSMVGPFFSYRWNLQLMAANGYIVVAPNRRGLPGFGKAWNDDIQGDWGGQPMRDLISAIDDVAKEPYVNKDKLGR; this is encoded by the coding sequence ATGAACGGGGTTGAGTATGCCACCAGTACCAATTCTGAAATTTATCTCTACGAATTGGCCACAGGGAAAACCACGAATCTGTCGGAAGGAAACAAAGGATATGATCGGGTACCGGAATTCTCACCGGATGGTTCACGCTTGGTTTGGCAAAGTATGGCCGAAGACGGCTATGAAGCCGATCAAAACCGATTGATACTGTATGACTTTAAGACCCGGACCAAACGTGACCTGACGCAAGGATACGACAACAGCGTCGACGCTCACCACTGGAGCCCGAATGGTCAGGTAGTGTATTTCACTTCAGGAATCAACGCAACCATTCAATTTTTCGTTGCCGATCCACGCATGCGTTCCGCTATCGTGTGGCGACAACTCTCCGATGAACTTGCGGATTATACGGCATTCACCGTAGCGACAAATGGAAAGCGTGAAGACGTAATCGTAGCAACACGGGAAGACTTATCGCATCCGGCTGAGCTATTCGTGTTCGACCCGAAGACAAAATCGAGCCGGCAGCTGACCCAGGTGAATGGAGAAGCGTTGAAAGCGCTGAAGATGGGTGAAGTAAGGAAGCGCATGGTCAAGGCCACTGACGGCAAGGAGATCCTGACGTGGGTGGTTTATCCGCCCAACTTTGATGCTAGTAAAAAGTATCCGACACTGCTCTACTGCCAGGGCGGACCTCAATCGATGGTTGGTCCGTTCTTTTCCTACCGATGGAACCTGCAACTCATGGCTGCCAACGGATATATAGTCGTTGCCCCGAATCGTCGCGGTCTTCCCGGATTCGGAAAGGCGTGGAACGACGATATCCAGGGAGATTGGGGCGGACAACCGATGCGTGATCTGATCAGCGCGATCGATGATGTGGCGAAAGAACCTTACGTGAACAAGGATAAGCTGGGGCGGTAG